GTCGCAGCGTTTCGGCACGGGTCTCACCGCTTCCGGTCACCTTCAGCAGCGCCACTTCGCGCTCGATCGGCCGCTCCTGGCCGAGTTCGCGGGCGCGCACCGTCAGATCGACGACGCGGTGAACGGGGACGATGCGCTCGAGCTGCGCCTTGATCTGCTCCAGCACCTGCGGCGTGCCGCGGGTCACGATGGTAATGCGCGAGAGATGCGCCTGATGCTCCGTCTCCGAAACCGTCAGGCTTTCGATGTTGTAGCCACGGCCGGAGAAGAGGCCGATGACGCGGGCGAGAACGCCGGGCTCGTTGTCGACGAGCACCGAAAGCGTGTGGCTCTCGACCGCCGCGGTTTCCGGCGAAATGAAATAGGCGGAGCCCGTGGGTTGAAGGTGTGCGTTCATTATCCTTGTTCCGTTTCCTCGGTTCTTGTTCGGCATGGCAGCGAGATCGTTCGGGGCGCAGCTCTTGCCGCACCCCATCTGTCGATC
The Rhizobium sp. 11515TR DNA segment above includes these coding regions:
- the ilvN gene encoding acetolactate synthase small subunit produces the protein MNAHLQPTGSAYFISPETAAVESHTLSVLVDNEPGVLARVIGLFSGRGYNIESLTVSETEHQAHLSRITIVTRGTPQVLEQIKAQLERIVPVHRVVDLTVRARELGQERPIEREVALLKVTGSGETRAETLRLADAFHAKVVDATVEHFIFEITGKSSKIDQFIAIVKPLGLIEVCRTGIAAMNRGSQGM